A single Hippocampus zosterae strain Florida chromosome 17, ASM2543408v3, whole genome shotgun sequence DNA region contains:
- the arl16 gene encoding ADP-ribosylation factor-like protein 16 isoform X2, which produces MTLRRKKLTIRELGGCMGPIWPSYFDDCSSVIFVVDSSNIAQVSASCIQLLSVLSAEPLRDASVLIIFNKRDVHCTMSLVEMRSLFRLDDVVTCAPQPITMLEASARSGTGLREVLAWLESVAK; this is translated from the exons ATGACGCTGAGGCGAAAGAAGCTGACGATCAGGGAACTCGGAGGCTGCATGGGCCCAATATGGCCCAGTTACTTCGACGACTGCTCATCGGTCATA tttgtagTGGACTCATCCAACATCGCTCAAGTGTCGGCATCATGCATCCAGCTCCTGTCGGTGCTTTCTGCTGAGCCTCTTCGAGACGCTTCAGTGCTTATAATCTTTAACAAGAG GGACGTTCATTGCACCATGAGCCTGGTAGAGATGCGCTCCCTATTCCGACTGGATGACGTGGTGACCTGTGCTCCTCAGCCAATCACCATGTTGGAAGCGAGCGCCCGCTCTGGAACAGGACTGCGCGAGGTGTTGGCGTGGTTGGAATCCGTCGCCAAGTGA
- the arl16 gene encoding ADP-ribosylation factor-like protein 16 isoform X3, whose amino-acid sequence MMGELTTHVTVTMVSREATVLHANAQRSPEPKMSKHEVCLLLGATGVGKTLLLKRLLKLSLQGAVEMDSPPHTLPTVGTNLTGMTLRRKKLTIRELGGCMGPIWPSYFDDCSSVIFVVDSSNIAQVSASCIQLLSVLSAEPLRDASVLIIFNKRDVHCTMSLVEMRSLFRLDDVVTCAPQPITMLEASARSGTGLREVLAWLESVAK is encoded by the exons ATGATGGGCGAGTTGACTACTCACGTGACTGTCACCATGGTTTCCCGTGAAGCTACGGTGCTACATGCTAATGCCCAACGAAGCCCTGAACCTAAAATGAGCAAGCATGAAGTGTGCTTGCTCCTAGGAGCGACGGGCGTTGGCAAAACATTGCTCCTAAAGCGACTCCTAA AGCTCAGTTTGCAGGGAGCTGTTGAAATGGATAGCCCTCCACATACTCTGCCGACT GTGGGAACCAATCTGACAGGCATGACGCTGAGGCGAAAGAAGCTGACGATCAGGGAACTCGGAGGCTGCATGGGCCCAATATGGCCCAGTTACTTCGACGACTGCTCATCGGTCATA tttgtagTGGACTCATCCAACATCGCTCAAGTGTCGGCATCATGCATCCAGCTCCTGTCGGTGCTTTCTGCTGAGCCTCTTCGAGACGCTTCAGTGCTTATAATCTTTAACAAGAG GGACGTTCATTGCACCATGAGCCTGGTAGAGATGCGCTCCCTATTCCGACTGGATGACGTGGTGACCTGTGCTCCTCAGCCAATCACCATGTTGGAAGCGAGCGCCCGCTCTGGAACAGGACTGCGCGAGGTGTTGGCGTGGTTGGAATCCGTCGCCAAGTGA
- the arl16 gene encoding ADP-ribosylation factor-like protein 16 isoform X1, whose amino-acid sequence MDSPPHTLPTVGTNLTGMTLRRKKLTIRELGGCMGPIWPSYFDDCSSVIFVVDSSNIAQVSASCIQLLSVLSAEPLRDASVLIIFNKRDVHCTMSLVEMRSLFRLDDVVTCAPQPITMLEASARSGTGLREVLAWLESVAK is encoded by the exons ATGGATAGCCCTCCACATACTCTGCCGACT GTGGGAACCAATCTGACAGGCATGACGCTGAGGCGAAAGAAGCTGACGATCAGGGAACTCGGAGGCTGCATGGGCCCAATATGGCCCAGTTACTTCGACGACTGCTCATCGGTCATA tttgtagTGGACTCATCCAACATCGCTCAAGTGTCGGCATCATGCATCCAGCTCCTGTCGGTGCTTTCTGCTGAGCCTCTTCGAGACGCTTCAGTGCTTATAATCTTTAACAAGAG GGACGTTCATTGCACCATGAGCCTGGTAGAGATGCGCTCCCTATTCCGACTGGATGACGTGGTGACCTGTGCTCCTCAGCCAATCACCATGTTGGAAGCGAGCGCCCGCTCTGGAACAGGACTGCGCGAGGTGTTGGCGTGGTTGGAATCCGTCGCCAAGTGA
- the fn3krp gene encoding ketosamine-3-kinase: MEDELKKELGTATLKSVGHSGGGCISQGQSYHTDTGKVFVKINHKSQAKSMFDGEMASLDAITKTGTIKVPKPVKVIELDSGGCVFVMEHLDMRGLNKYSKQLGEQLADLHLHNKRQLEKMGKEQQTVGKGAGQSEATYMDKYGFSTVTCCGYIPQENAWQDDWVTFYTRQRLEYQLNMLEKSNGDREVRELWAALQLKMPQFFRDVQVFPALLHGDLWGGNAAETSEGPVIFDPSSFYGHSEYELGIAGMFGGFTRSFYSAYHEKIPKAPGFAQRNQLYQLFNYLNHWNHFGGGYRGSSISVMKDLLK, encoded by the exons ATGGAAGACGAACTAAAGAAAGAGTTGGGTACAGCCACGCTAAAATCAGTTGGCCACTCAGGAGGCGGATGCATCAGTCAGGGCCAGAGTTACCACACGGACACTGGCAAAGTGTTTGTGAAGATAAACCACAAGAGCCAG GCCAAATCAATGTTTGATGGGGAAATGGCCAGTTTGGACGCCATAACAAAAACAGGAACAATTAAAGTGCCCAAACCTGTGAAGGTGATCGAGTTGGACAGTGGAggctgtgtgtttgtgatggagCATTTGGATATGCGTGGTCTAAACAA ATATTCAAAGCAGCTGGGAGAGCAGCTGGCTGATCTTCATCTTCACAACAAGAGACAGCTTGAGAAAATGGGCAAAGAGCAGCAGACAGTTG GGAAAGGAGCCGGGCAGTCGGAGGCGACTTACATGGACAAATATGGCTTCTCTACCGTTACATGTTGTGGCTATATACCGCAG GAAAACGCATGGCAGGATGACTGGGTGACCTTTTACACACGACAGAGACTTGAATATCAGCTAAACATGCTGGAGAAGTCAAATGGGGACAGAGAGGTGCGAGAGCTTTGGGCAGCCCTCCAG CTGAAGATGCCTCAGTTCTTCCGAGATGTGCAAGTGTTCCCGGCTCTCCTCCATGGGGACTTGTGGGGAGGCAATGCGGCAGAAACCAGTGAGGGCCCGGTGATCTTCGACCCCTCTTCTTTCTATGGCCATTCCGAATACGAGTTGGGAATTGCCGGTATGTTCGGAGGCTTCACCAGATCCTTTTACTCAGCCTACCACGAGAAAATTCCCAAGGCACCCGGCTTTGCCCAGAGAAACCAACTGTACCAACTTTTTAACTACCTGAATCACTGGAACCACTTTGGCGGTGGCTACAGAGGCTCATCAATAAGCGTCATGAAGGACTTGCTCAAGTAA
- the znf750 gene encoding zinc finger protein 750 produces MATAQERKPKRPHYIPRPPGKPFKYQCFQCPFTCNEKSHLFNHMKYNLCKNSISLMSQKNCQKARQLKTVMKAVHGKSKDGATLLETPAEQEAADENTAERSDAAEVDVESDGLPEKGSRILTKACDVRAKEPKSLPCPSALYLATPNHDAADAFKSSVQLSDSSQTPAPWFERPAFPWALNQFPTPVSPEYTPYLRPFYPSYYHSASHHANETRSSSLRLDFPDPQRPVVPHAIVPPPTSLFGPYPYRYCHPINTGEPFRYSLYRPHELSRYLPMDWYGQTLANKDYNLYMRSSHNQFAEQEQVRPSGDKDTRLSPKEGCSALGSPDRPSHEQVIQRDGQEAPRHTSLDDWQPTKEGQDVQTDTRRKDTAESLLQLGTLLVDIESVENIRHSDVIKSCVEATSNQEEDNRSALAPLNLSTRKPDSSDTEEPRAAQVPLNLSLCSPYARTSEDGGHTDEEACDQRQTAALALCQLAIASTAASLRDFEPTRPPAEDTTDDEDRALGSMEKAEHESTANRMPAKRLNGSHAKKSNNTHRPKKRKVATRPVRRPYRS; encoded by the exons ATGGCCACTGCTCAAGAACGGAAGCCCAAAAGGCCTCACTACATTCCCCGCCCACCAGGGAAACCGTTCAAGTATCAGTGTTTCCAGTGTCCTTTCACCTGCAATGAGAAATCCCACCTCTTTAACCACATGAAATACAACCTGTGCAAAAACTCCATCTCCCTGATGTCGCAGAAAAACTGTCAGAAAGCTCGCCAGCTCAAGACTGTAATGAAGGCCGTCCATGGGAAATCCAAAGACGGTGCGACTTTGCTGGAAACTCCCGCGGAACAGGAAGCGGCGGATGAAAACACAGCGGAGAGGAGCGATGCGGCAGAGGTTGACGTTGAGAGTGATGGTCTGCCGGAGAAGGGAAGCCGGATTTTGACAAAGGCATGCGACGTTCGAGCAAAGGAGCCCAAGTCTCTGCCTTGCCCATCAGCCCTCTACCTGGCGACACCAAACCACGATGCAGCAGATGCATTTAAGTCATCTGTGCAGTTGTCTGACAGTTCACAAACTCCTGCTCCTTGGTTCGAGCGCCCAGCATTCCCATGGGCTCTGAACCAATTCCCCACACCCGTGAGTCCAGAATATACTCCTTACCTCAGACCTTTCTATCCCTCATACTACCACTCGGCAAGCCATCATGCAAATGAGACGAGGTCCTCTTCTCTGCGCCTTGACTTTCCGGATCCCCAGAGGCCAGTAGTACCACACGCCATTGTCCCACCTCCTACTTCACTCTTCGGACCTTACCCATACCGATACTGTCACCCAATTAACACCGGAGAGCCATTTCGTTACAGCCTGTATAGGCCCCATGAGCTATCAAGATATCTTCCGATGGACTGGTATGGGCAAACCCTCGCGAACAAAGATTACAACTTATACATGCGATCCAGTCACAATCAGTTTGCTGAACAAGAGCAGGTCAGGCCAAGTGGCGACAAGGACACCAGGCTGAGCCCAAAAGAGGGCTGTTCTGCTCTGGGCTCCCCCGACAGACCCAGTCATGAGCAAGTCATCCAGAGGGATGGCCAAGAGGCGCCGCGACACACCAGCCTAGATGACTGGCAACCGACTAAAGAGGGACAAGACGTGCAGACTGACACCAGACGCAAGGACACTGCTGAAAGCTTGCTCCAGCTGGGCACCCTTCTTGTGGACATAGA ATCTGTTGAGAACATCAGACATTCAGATGTGATCAAATCATGTGTGGAAGCTACCTCTAATCAGGAAGAGGACAACCGAAGCGCTCTGGCACCACTAAATCTTTCGACAAGGAAACCGGACAGCTCGGACACAGAAGAGCCACGGGCTGCACAAGTGCCGCTGAACCTCAGCCTTTGTTCGCCTTATGCCAGGACTTCAGAAGATGGCGGTCACACAGATGAAGAAGCGTGCGACCAGAGGCAAACGGCGGCACTTGCGCTCTGTCAGCTTGCCATCGCCAGCACAGCTGCCTCTTTGCGGGACTTTGAGCCCACGCGTCCACCGGCAGAAGATACTACGGACGACGAAGATCGGGCTTTGGGCTCAATGGAAAAGGCTGAACACGAGAGCACGGCTAACAGGATGCCCGCAAAACGACTTAACGGCAGCCACGCTAAAAAATCCAACAACACGCACAGACCAAAGAAGAGAAAAGTGGCAACGCGGCCCGTGAGGAGACCTTATCGCTCCTAA